In one Lycorma delicatula isolate Av1 chromosome 5, ASM4794821v1, whole genome shotgun sequence genomic region, the following are encoded:
- the Atg6 gene encoding beclin-1-like Atg6 isoform X1 codes for MVDNKVDVHYVCQRCLQPLKLDSSFNSLGEHTLAELSLPIYSNPDVDLESQATSLDHLIPAFRWGESGNGTNDFTLVGSGNGDSGGTFSHRMKVTAGLFDIVSGNSEIDHPLCEECTDTMLDLMDHQLRLTEDEWNDYSKFLKRLENENADEGLDVLTNELGSLQEEEERLMNELSALQEEDKAMERDIQEQEKDKERLEREEDRYWREYSKHRRDFMVTEDELKSLECQLTYAQAQLEKLKKTNVFNATFHIWHSGHFGTINNFRLGRLPSAPVDWSEINAAWGQTALLLTALARKMNLTFDKFRLVPYGNHSYIEVLAEHKELPLYGSGGFRFLWDTKFDAAMVAFLDCLQQFKEEVEKGDSGFCLPYRMDNGKIEDSATGNSYSINMPFRVNCVIIQPLTVPLWIQFNSEEQWTKALKFLLTNLKWGLTWVSSQFAKDQLDSR; via the exons ATGGTGGATAATAAAGTTGATGTTCATTATGTTTGTCAGAGGTGTTTGCAGCCATTAAAGTTAGACTCCTCATTTAACAGTTTAGGAGAACATACTTTAGCTGAATTAtctt tgccaATATACTCAAATCCAGACGTAGATTTAGAATCTCAGGCTACCAGTCTAGATCACTTAATTCCAGCCTTTAGATGGGGTGAATCAGGCAATGGAACCAATGATTTTACCCTTGTTGGTAGTGGAAATGGAGATAGTGGTGGTACATTTAGTCACAGAATGAAG gtTACTGCTGGTTTATTTGATATTGTTTCTGGTAATTCTGAAATTGACCATCCACTGTGTGAAGAATGCACAGATACAATGCTTGATTTAATGGATCATCAGTTACGTTTAACTGAAGATGAATGGAATGATtatagcaaatttttaaaaag gtTGGAAAATGAGAATGCTGATGAAGGATTAGATGTCCTTACAAATGAGTTGGGGAGT ttgcaaGAAGAGGAAGAAAGATTAATGAATGAGCTGTCCGCTTTACAAGAAGAAGATAAAGCAATGGAAAGAGATATCCAAGAACAAGAAAAAGATAAAGAGCGTTTAGAAAGAGAGGAAGATAGATATTGGAGAGAGTATAGTAAACATCGTCGAGATTTCATGGTAACCGAAGATGAGTTAAAAAG tttaGAATGTCAGTTGACTTATGCTCAGGCTCAgttggaaaaattaaagaagaccAATGTATTTAATGCAACTTTCCATATTTGGCATAGCGGTCATTTTGGTACCATTAATAATTTTCGTCTAGGCCGACTTCCAAGTGCCCCTGTTGATTGGAGTGAAATTAATGCTGCATGGGGACAGACAGCTCTTCTATTAACTGCTCTTGCTCGTAAAATGAACTTAACTTTTGATAAATTCAGACTCGTACCTTATGGAAATCATTCTTATATcgag GTTTTAGCTGAACATAAGGAGTTGCCTTTATATGGTTCTGGTGGATTCAGATTTTTATGGGATACAAAATTTGATGCAGCCATGGTTGCTTTCCTAGATTGTTTACAACAATTTAAGGAAGAAGTTGAAAAAGGAGATTCTGGTTTTTGTCTTCCATATCGTATGGATAATGGTAAAATTGAAGATTCTGCTACTGGAAATTCATATTCTATTAA catgcCTTTCAGAGTTAATTGTGTTATAATACAGCCACTCACTGTCCCGCTTTG
- the Atg6 gene encoding beclin-1-like Atg6 isoform X2 — MVDNKVDVHYVCQRCLQPLKLDSSFNSLGEHTLAELSLPIYSNPDVDLESQATSLDHLIPAFRWGESGNGTNDFTLVGSGNGDSGGTFSHRMKVTAGLFDIVSGNSEIDHPLCEECTDTMLDLMDHQLRLTEDEWNDYSKFLKRLENENADEGLDVLTNELGSLQEEEERLMNELSALQEEDKAMERDIQEQEKDKERLEREEDRYWREYSKHRRDFMVTEDELKSLECQLTYAQAQLEKLKKTNVFNATFHIWHSGHFGTINNFRLGRLPSAPVDWSEINAAWGQTALLLTALARKMNLTFDKFRLVPYGNHSYIEVLAEHKELPLYGSGGFRFLWDTKFDAAMVAFLDCLQQFKEEVEKGDSGFCLPYRMDNGKIEDSATGNSYSIKIQFNSEEQWTKALKFLLTNLKWGLTWVSSQFAKDQLDSR, encoded by the exons ATGGTGGATAATAAAGTTGATGTTCATTATGTTTGTCAGAGGTGTTTGCAGCCATTAAAGTTAGACTCCTCATTTAACAGTTTAGGAGAACATACTTTAGCTGAATTAtctt tgccaATATACTCAAATCCAGACGTAGATTTAGAATCTCAGGCTACCAGTCTAGATCACTTAATTCCAGCCTTTAGATGGGGTGAATCAGGCAATGGAACCAATGATTTTACCCTTGTTGGTAGTGGAAATGGAGATAGTGGTGGTACATTTAGTCACAGAATGAAG gtTACTGCTGGTTTATTTGATATTGTTTCTGGTAATTCTGAAATTGACCATCCACTGTGTGAAGAATGCACAGATACAATGCTTGATTTAATGGATCATCAGTTACGTTTAACTGAAGATGAATGGAATGATtatagcaaatttttaaaaag gtTGGAAAATGAGAATGCTGATGAAGGATTAGATGTCCTTACAAATGAGTTGGGGAGT ttgcaaGAAGAGGAAGAAAGATTAATGAATGAGCTGTCCGCTTTACAAGAAGAAGATAAAGCAATGGAAAGAGATATCCAAGAACAAGAAAAAGATAAAGAGCGTTTAGAAAGAGAGGAAGATAGATATTGGAGAGAGTATAGTAAACATCGTCGAGATTTCATGGTAACCGAAGATGAGTTAAAAAG tttaGAATGTCAGTTGACTTATGCTCAGGCTCAgttggaaaaattaaagaagaccAATGTATTTAATGCAACTTTCCATATTTGGCATAGCGGTCATTTTGGTACCATTAATAATTTTCGTCTAGGCCGACTTCCAAGTGCCCCTGTTGATTGGAGTGAAATTAATGCTGCATGGGGACAGACAGCTCTTCTATTAACTGCTCTTGCTCGTAAAATGAACTTAACTTTTGATAAATTCAGACTCGTACCTTATGGAAATCATTCTTATATcgag GTTTTAGCTGAACATAAGGAGTTGCCTTTATATGGTTCTGGTGGATTCAGATTTTTATGGGATACAAAATTTGATGCAGCCATGGTTGCTTTCCTAGATTGTTTACAACAATTTAAGGAAGAAGTTGAAAAAGGAGATTCTGGTTTTTGTCTTCCATATCGTATGGATAATGGTAAAATTGAAGATTCTGCTACTGGAAATTCATATTCTATTAA